In the Triticum aestivum cultivar Chinese Spring chromosome 2B, IWGSC CS RefSeq v2.1, whole genome shotgun sequence genome, CTGCCAAGGTTGCACAGTCTTTGtgccttttttattttttctagttgCACAGTTTGTGGGTATAGTTGGATGCTACAACTGGGTTAGTTGCACAAAATAGGTTTCAGAGTTGCATAATCTACTGAGTTGGCACACAACACCCCTTCAGTTGCCTACTTCATTTGGCTTAGTTGCAGGAAAGTAACCTACTGGTTGCACAGTTCTTTCCTAAGACCTATATTTGCACAATTTTTTCAGTTGCACAGTTTGTGCTTATAGTTGGATGCCAACTGGGTTAGTTGCACAACATAGCGTTAGAGCTGCCAAATTCTAGTGAGTTGGCACACAGTACTCCTTCAGTTGGCTACTTCATTTGACTTAGTTGCACGAAAAGGAAACTACTGGGTGCATAGTTTTTCTGCAAACACATCATGCAAGATTTCATTTGATTATTGACAATCAAATACACGAGCAATACACGAGTAAAAGACGCATGCAAGGAAATCATTACAAGGGCAAGTAGATAAGAGAGAATCAGGAAGAAGATGGGCAAGTCTTCTCACCTGTGGATCTCCACGTAGGTTCTTTTTTCGCCCTCCCCCTTTGATCTGCTTTTCTCTTGGTCTTCTTTTCTAATTTCTAAgccctcttctcttctcttctcttactTGCCCCTGGGAGCCGCCATGTTGGTTCTTCTCTCCTGGCGATGAAGGAGGATTTTGCTCCCTGGGTAGATCCTTCTTTcgtggggaagaagaagatggcctGGGGGCTGTTGGTCTTGCGCGGTTTGGTGAGGAGGGTGGGGTTCAGAGGCAGGTGCACGTGATCTTGCGGCCAGCTGTCCTCGCGGGGTTGTTTTCTCGAGCTTACCTGTTTCGTGCGGCGGGTCCCGGTGGTTTTCGTGCGCGCGGGTCGGGTCTGAGGCGGTTTTCGCGCGGGCGGGTGGGTGGGTTTCCTTTTTTGCTTTGGGAGGACCAGGTGGTTTCCTTTTTTGGTGGGCGCTGGTTAGCGATCCCAGGGCGGCCAGCCGCCCATATACAATTCTTTTCGTTTTACAACAATCCAagatataagagcatctccagccgcgcccccaacagcccctCCCAGGCGAATTTTTAGAGCCGGTCgccgaaaatcggcccagtcgcgcccctagGATCTCGTTTAGCGCCAGTTTGGGCGAAATCCAGAGCCGGCGATCCCGACCCGAGCCCAAGCGGTCAGGTGTCGCCTGGGCGCGCCGACGCAAGCGAAAAGCGGCGTGGGGCCAATCTATCGGCGACTGGAAGCCCTTTTCCCGCCGTTTTCTCCCGCTTTTCCCCCCTAGGCTCCCCTCTCTTTTCCATTCCTCCCGCTAAACCCCCACCTCCTCCCTACCCTTCCGCCTGCCATGCCGCTAAAAAAGTACGTGACGCCACGCGCCGCGACGGatcccacagccgccgccgcccagccgaagcaaaggaagccgagggcgccgctgtcCAAGCCCCCCGGCATGAGCAACGCTGAGTGGAAGGAGGATGTGGAGCGCCGAGAGGCCGTCACCGCCGATAGGCGCAAcagggccaagaaggccagggaaaAAGCGGCGCAcgctgcggctgcggcggcggcggagcatgcGACCGAACAAGCTGAGGCAGCGCGCGCggcgatgatgaatccacccggtggGCACCCATACACGgcctggagccagcaaagcgtcggctCACCGGTAGGGTTCTCGTCATCGCCGCACCCATGGAGCACGCCATCGCCGGGCTATGCTGATGGGGACGCCCATGGTggcttcaaccccaacatcacctttccCATGGGCGCCCTgtccagcgcacgccctcgcccgtgttcgccggcgtgcagtacccgcCGTACACGTACTTGCCGCCGGACTACGCAGCCTCACCGACGCCACCTCTTCGCCGTGGCCTCTACTCGCAAGCCTCATCCTCGTCGCATCTCGGCGACGCCGACGCGAAGGAGGCCGACATGAAGGACATCATCGCAGCCGGCTCGGctgccgccgccgcttcccccGGGTTCACTACCCAGGACGGCTCGATTGACCTCGGCGACATGGACGACGAGCTCGACTACGGCGAGGAAGAGccaaaggaggaggaagaagaggaggaggaaccgGCGCTAATGAGgaaaggcaagaagaagaagaagaagaaggcggccaagctCGGTGAGccacgcatcaagtgggcgtccaaggaagaGGAGTGCCTCGTCGAAGCGTGGaaggtcgtctgcctcgacccggtcaccggcacgaaccagagcatcgagacgtattgggaccgcatcaaggccgagttcgacgagcggaagctcgtcgacccctacttcaaaagCGTGCACATGAAGCGTGGGTCGAAGGCGATGGCGAATcattgggggctcatccaaacAGCGTGCAACAAATgacatgggatcgtcgaggaggtcgcggctcgcccggagagcggcaccAGCGTCGAGGATCAGGTATCGCACGCCGTCCTTACTGTTGCCTTTCTCCGTGCGCGCGCTCTTTCGCCGCGTGCGTGCCGTGTGCGCGCCGCGCACGCCGGCTGATGTTCTTTCCTTCGACGCAGTTGCTATGCATGTTCGCCATGTTCCGTGATGACAACAACGACGCAGAGTTCAAGTACCTCCATGTCTTCAAGCGGGTCGACAAGTGCGAGAAATGGGCGGCCGTCCGACGCACCCTCGCCAAAGCCAAAgagacgtacaagccggacgcgccgaccgCGGGCGCGGTCGACGGGcgcccggacggcaacaaaggtgccaagaaggcgAAATACGCCGAGTCGGCTGCCGCGCGCGTGCAAGAGTCCATCGAACACTGCCTCGCCGACGCCAAGACCAGGGCCGCCCAGTGAGAAGAGAAAACTGAGGCGAGGCGGACTGGTTTGATGACGAACAACGCCATCAAACTCGACTTGCTCCGGACCAACGCCGCCGCGAAACTCAAAGCTCAAGACGCCAAGAAGAGGAACAATGACCTCGCCTTCTTGATGGGCGGCGCTGACATGCTCCAAAGCGGCGatgagaagctcaaggcgtggttcttggcggagcgcggcctcattcTTAACCAGATACtagcgacgccgccgccgccgcccagcccagCGGCTGATGACGATGCCTCCGCGACGCCCAACCCCACCGACGATACCTCCGCCGCGCCCAGCAGCACAGAAGCCGCGCCGACCAGCCCGGAAGCCGCACCGACTCCTCCCAGCCCGCgtacgccgacgccgacgcccccGGAGGTTGAGCTCGACGTTTGGTGTACTCCTTTCGCGTCCTTCCTTTTTTGTACGCCGAACTACTGCGTGCCCTTTTTATTTGATCGCCGAACAGTGGCACCAAATCGCCGAACTATTGCGATGATCGCCGGTTTGTTGTTTCTTTGAGTGGGAACGATGGAGTTCGAATATGGGgcgccgtggggggggggggggacctggGGGCTTGGCTAAGGAAAAATGAACCCCAGAGACTGATCTAGTGCCGGCTCGCACCCAGTCCGCTTTTTTTCGACGCCGTGGGGGGCCGAAGGGCTGGAGATGCTGTACCGACTACCGACAAAATGAAATGAAATCACCCTGGATGGATCTCCGCTTCTTCGGTCTCCAAATCCACTCAACGCCACGCCAGTCCGCTGGAGGTGGAAGGATGACGCGACGCTTCTTATACAGCGCCGGCAAACGGAGGCCTGGGCGGTCGCTGGATTCAGGAGCCGGCGGGAGGAACGGGTGAGCTGGGGGGAAGGGGATTCTCCCTCAGCGCCATCATCAGCGCGGCAGAGGAGAACGACGAGTGAGGTGTGGGCTGCGGCCCGTGGGAGGTTGGCCCTCTCTGAGCCTCCATGCCCCGATAAAGCCCATCTAGTTTCCTAACCCCCAGCTCCCATCCCATCTCATCTCAGTCGGCCAGGCACCCACGACGAGCCGGCGGCGACGCCACGAGCTAGCAGGTGAGCTCGGAGGCGATCTCGTGCTGCGGCTGCGCGGCGTCACCGCATCGAGGGAGGGCGGAGATCCCGGCGCAGACGCGCGCGGGCGGCGCAGCCGTGCTGCGACGGGGGGCGGAGAATGCGGCCAGCCAGGTTTATGCCTCAATCTCACCTCTCAGGCCTCCAATGATGTATGGTTTCGCAGCGCGTAACTCCTAGTTTCGATCTCGATGTTTTTGTAGTTAACAAATCTCTATAATGTTCCATTCCATGTTTCAGTAGTTGCGTCAGTCCACCACTTCATATTTCCCGGATTGTTCTGTATGATCCCTTCTCTCCGGTTCACCTTCCAAGCGTGATGTCTATGCTTGATTGAAGCAATGAGGATCTTGCTCAGGGCCTGCCGCCATTGCCGCAGGCTCCCATTTTTTTCTCGGGCTGCCGGAGCTGCCTTCACTGTAAGAGCACTACCTTGGTGATCAACGTACAATTCAAGTGTACTTGGGTTCCATAGTTTCTCTTGTTCTTAATCAACTGGAATTTAAGATAAATGCTTTTGCACTTGTCCTAGGCCAATTGCGGCGGGGGGCCATGGAGGAGGCATGCCGTTCTAGCTGTGCAGTGTCTTTCCATGAGCACAACTGCCGGCTCGATTCTGCCATGGGAAGCGCCATCCCGTGAAACTCTACTGAGGACGATCGATGTTGCTCTCAAGGATGGCAATGTTGACCAGGCGCTGCGAGCATTTGGCAATTATAAAAGGCTGCACGGCCTTCCTGAGCCAAGGGTATTGAATGGTGTGATTGTGTCGCTGTTGTACACATCTAGTCGAAGGTGGCTTCAGAGAGCGTATGACTTGGTTCTGTCAGTTTATCAGTGTAATGGCAATCTTCTCAACTCTAGCTCGCTGATGAGGCTAGCTCTGGCACTTGCAAGAGATCAGACACCTGTCCCTGCCTCTGCAGTCCTTAGGATCATACTGGAGAGCGGCAAGCTTCCTGATGCTGATATGTTGAGCATGGTGTTTTTGCACATGTTGAAGTCACAAGTAGGATCATATCTTGCAGCTGATGTTCTGGCTGAGACCTGCGAGTATTTCTTGGATCAAATTTCAGATAGGCGACAGCTGAAAAAATTGGACCCAATAAAGAACAATGTCACCTTGTTCAATATGATTTTGGAGTCTTGTGTTAACTTCAAATGCATCATCAGAGCCCAGAAAATAATGGAGCTGATGTCATTGGTCGGGGTTGTGGCTGATGTGAATACAATGGCGGTTGCTAGCCGGGTCTGTCAAATGGTTGGGCAGCGAGATGAATTGATGACCATGAAAGGAAGCATCAATTCTTTCTCCGCTTTCCCATTCTTTCAGCAATATCTACATTTTTACGACAGTTTATTGAGCTTGCAATTCAGTGGTAATGACATTGATGCTGCTGCAGATCTTATAATCGATCTGCATCGGCAACGAAAGTCGTGCATTTTCTCTGACAATGATGTGCAGAAACAAGGTGTGATACAAATTGGCTCTGGTAACCTAAAAAGTGGATACAGAATAATGTTTGACCCCACAAAATTGGACAAAGGTTTTGTGTTAGATACAAAAAACCAGTCTGGACTTGTTGTTCCTATCAGTGGAAATCTTGTTCCTAGTGAAAAGGCTGTTGCCAAACTTATCGTAGGCTGTGTGAAAGCAAAGAAACTGGGTGCATTGTCTAGCTTCTGTATTACATTGCATAAGGAAGAACTAAAGGGAATTTCTGCTTCAGATGTGATTAATGCATGCATTCAGATGGGATGGTTGCATGCCGCTCATGATATCCTGGATGCTTTAGAATCAGCTGAGATTCCTGTCGGGGTTGGTACTTACATGTCTCTTCTCAGAGAATACGAGAATGAGCATAAACCCGAAGAATTCAATTGGCTTCTCCAACAGATACAGAAAATAGCATCTACCATGGCGGAATTTCATACTAGTCCATCATTTACCATGAAGGACATTGCCAAAATAGTCAAGGATGAGATCCCCCAAACTAAATCATCTTTGCTTTCCAGTTTGGTTGAAGAAACTGAACACTATAACCCTGGAGACCACTTAACCTTTGAGTTCAAtaattcaattcttttcttctgcAAGGCAAACATGATGGAAGATGCTCTGAGCACATATAAACGCATGAGAGAGCAAAATATTAGACCCAATCTGCATACCTTTTGCCATATACTGCGTGGATATTCGTCATTAAGCATGTATAGGGAGATTACCATACTGTGGGGAGAAATAAAACGCAGACTCGAGTACGGAGAAATATCTGTGGATAGGGATTTGCTTGACTGCTTAGTTTTGGATTTCCTCAAAGGTGGCTATTTTTCAAGGGTGATGGAGGTTATAAGTTACATGTCAACCTATAATATTTACTGCGACAAGTGGAAATATAGGCAGGTCTTTCTGAAGCTGCACAAGAATCTGTATAGGAACTTGAATTCATTGCATGACAAAACAGAAGCTCAGAGCAAAAGGATTGATGATGTCCGAGCTTTCAGGACATGGGCAGGCATCAAATAGATAAAGCCGAGTACAGTGCTGTAATTCTCTTGCTTTTTGGAAACACTTTCTGTTGCATAGCCCAGCAGTGCAGCATTCTTTTCCAATGTAACATATCATCAAAGTCTGGTAATTCTAGAGAGTGGATCACATTTGAATTGGGATCTGTTGCATGCATAACCCAGCAGTGCAGCATTCTTCTCCAATGTAACATATCATCAAAGTCTGATAATCCTAGAGAGTGGATCACATTTGAATTGGGCAAACCATTGGAGGGAGAAGTCTATATTTTCATAAACTGTGGCACTATGCTGCAACCTATGTGGGTTGTGCCCAGTATGTTCTATTCATGTCCCCGATGACCGATTGTGTTGATGCATGCTTATCACTCTGGCGGTAGCAGCAGCAGCTTCTGTGGCAGTATGATGCATGTATGAATTTGTACGATATCTCCAATTTATGTAGATGTGGTGTGGTCCAACAAGTTTTGAACCTTTGATGTGTAGGATGATGTTGGCACTGCTCGGTTATATTTGGAGTATAAGGATGCCGTGGTCGATTTCCAGCCTCTTAGTTACAGCATGCTCGGTCATTTCAAGCCAACCCTACCAGATTATTCTCAGGAACTTGCTCTTCCAGCAGAGAAACAGAGCAGTCGCTCTTTTGCAGTCAGTGTAGGAGATGTTCAGGGTGGCAAGAGCTCTGAAGTTTTTACAGTTAGTTCTGTAGTTGAGTGTTTGATTACAGATGTTCAGATCTTAGTAAGAGATGTGTCACTGATACCAGTTCGGTGTGCTGTTTAACTACTTGTTGATTCTGTTGCTGGAACCGACGAGTTTCAGGTGTAGTTTTGCCTTAGGCTGCATGGTGCGGCCTTGTGGAATTTATGAATGTGCGAGCAAGGAATTCATTCTCCTTCAGGCGCATGGTTTAGTTTCAGGTTGCATGCGTTGAAATGACTGAATGGATACATGTACCGGAATATGCACCTGGGTTGGTTTGTTGTATGGTTGCTAGCCCTGAAACATGTGTCGCACTGAAGCGTATGATGGTACTAACATTGTAggggttgctgctgctgctgctgctgctgtctctGCTTGAACTGGCAGGTTGTAGATTAGCATGTCTTTTCTCATTTGCAAAAGTTCACCCCGGGATGCCTAGAATACAATGGATGTCATTTATTTGTGAAAATTCACGTGTGAGTAGACCAATCGACCAAGTTTGATACCCCAAAATTTCTCAGCAAAGAAATTAACTCAGATCTTAGTACCATTATTACTTCAAAGCAATTTtcttttgaaagatccagcaattGCTGGCTTTTCTGTTATGGGAGATCGTAGCAGTATATACATCATCCCATAGGATTAGGCGACATGGAAAGAGAAAACCGGAAAAAATAAACTTCAAAACATTGTATTTTTATAGCTTTGATTCTgaatttttcctttttcttgagGAGTTTGAACTTTTTTTCTAGAATACCAAAGATGCCATTTCTTCGCGAAAATTCACGTGAGTAGAGTCAATCAAGTTTAACACCG is a window encoding:
- the LOC123045909 gene encoding pentatricopeptide repeat-containing protein At4g17616, with product MRILLRACRHCRRLPFFSRAAGAAFTANCGGGPWRRHAVLAVQCLSMSTTAGSILPWEAPSRETLLRTIDVALKDGNVDQALRAFGNYKRLHGLPEPRVLNGVIVSLLYTSSRRWLQRAYDLVLSVYQCNGNLLNSSSLMRLALALARDQTPVPASAVLRIILESGKLPDADMLSMVFLHMLKSQVGSYLAADVLAETCEYFLDQISDRRQLKKLDPIKNNVTLFNMILESCVNFKCIIRAQKIMELMSLVGVVADVNTMAVASRVCQMVGQRDELMTMKGSINSFSAFPFFQQYLHFYDSLLSLQFSGNDIDAAADLIIDLHRQRKSCIFSDNDVQKQGVIQIGSGNLKSGYRIMFDPTKLDKGFVLDTKNQSGLVVPISGNLVPSEKAVAKLIVGCVKAKKLGALSSFCITLHKEELKGISASDVINACIQMGWLHAAHDILDALESAEIPVGVGTYMSLLREYENEHKPEEFNWLLQQIQKIASTMAEFHTSPSFTMKDIAKIVKDEIPQTKSSLLSSLVEETEHYNPGDHLTFEFNNSILFFCKANMMEDALSTYKRMREQNIRPNLHTFCHILRGYSSLSMYREITILWGEIKRRLEYGEISVDRDLLDCLVLDFLKGGYFSRVMEVISYMSTYNIYCDKWKYRQVFLKLHKNLYRNLNSLHDKTEAQSKRIDDVRAFRTWAGIK